ACGGTACAATAATTTAAGTTGAGACACATCCGCTAAAACTAATAGACAATATATAATTCTCCACCGCCCGCCTCCTAAGTCGAGTTTATATTTTCTAACGACACTCCATAATCTAAACATTTACAACGACGACGAAGCGTAACACAAGATTAAGTTTGAGACTAAGGTTACAGGGCACAGTATAGTCGCCTAGACTACGAGCTCGCCGCCGCACATGCGGCTTCAACAATTACTTTTGTACATGAAATTTGAATAGGTACTTATCAATTTCCTAATGTATAACAGCTCGGACCTTCTTGgcagatttaaaacattattattacatttttcttttagtgTTTTGTCAGGAaggcattaaaataattaattcacgTGGATGTATTGGAATTTtgcaatcaatatttttattgtagttatgACGAGGAAATGTTCACAGTATATTACTACTGTACTGATTCCTTTAGCTGTACTGTACTGATACTTAACACTAGAAGAATGTGTTAGTACTACCAGACAAGTGTACCAGTTAGTATGAAGGACAAGTCTACTTAATAGTATAATTGTGGTGTTTACCGAATCAATCCCTCGCAGTGCAGCACGACGCGCGACCCTAACATATCGACAGAAGATAGAAAAGTGACAGAACGTCCGCGCGCTACAACACCGGTGCGAAGCGCAGCAACTTTACTCTTAACCTAAATGACTCGTGCTTAAAGTAAATTACAAAACGCGATGTCAAACATGTCATCTGATTGGAAATATAAATCGATTTGATCCGACGGTTGCCCCTCGAGTCCGCGGCGAGTGACGAGCGCGCTGAGCGGCGTGGGTGCGGGCGGCGGGGCGCGAGGGCGGGGGCTCGCTTACGTGCAGCAGGcgcgggcgggcggcgcgcgggaCGGGCGGCGCTCCACCGCGATGCGCGAGTGGTCCGCGTCCGCCTCGCGCCCCGCCGTCTTGTCCAGGATGGCCTCGGCCAGCTCCGAGAACGCGCGGTCGATGTTGATGTTGGCCTTTGCGGACGTCTCCATGAACCGGATGCCGTGCTCGCGGGCGATCTGTAAACACCCAACACACACTAGAGCTTATTGTCTTCTGCAGGAATTACCTTGACTGAAATCCCCACCCGAGAAAAATCGCACCGTGACCAGACGCACCCTTGGAAGACGAGAGATTTTTTGTCTGTGTTTTTTATACTCAAGCAATGTTAAGTTCGAGCGATATTCGGAACCGAAGTAATTATTGAATCAGTTATTTAAAGCTGCTTTATAGGATTTCATTGTTAACTTTAACGCTCCTTTTAACGGGGAACGCATTTTGGTCATAAAGGAtgcctatgtccagtagttgggCTGTGGAACAATGAAATACAGAGCTAAATAGtacatagaatatattatatttagttaaaaatatacttaattataagtGACTATGTTTTGATTCCAATAAACAATTAGATAAAACACGTTCGAATGATcttaatacatatacatacgcTCATTCATgccatttatccccgaaagcgTATGCAGATGCGCAACTGAATTTTCCGccgagtgtattccgtcccaagatgtgagAAGGGGTCAGATTATTGCCACAGCGAGCCcaaattctaaactccgggcttgggtagaaaacccaatatcgcttTGCCTATCGCgaagatcgaacccgagaccttagctctgcagtcgtaccgtaatacaacttcgccaccaAGGCAGCATGTGTTCTTAATACATAGATATAGCCAAACACATAGCCATACATATAGCCAAATAACGTTAGCgtaacaaaaaactaaataccGTTGCTATTTTATTAGAGTGCGAAGTTTATACCTACGAGTCGACGAGTGATTAATTCTACtgcgaaaataaaattactgtgaAGTTTAACAAATTGGAAGTAAGAATTATTGTTGTCTGTCACGATCGTGCCAGACGGACGGCTACTGCGCAAATGGAACACAAACTGATCTCAGTTATAGTACTAGTTAACAGATAAAGTAATAACTGTAAcagaaactaatatttttcttaaaggGTGCAAAACTTCCCCCAGTCGAGAAGGGAcagccaaaattatttttcggaacTTAGGTATCATGGTTTACTTccgttatttaattaaaaatgcccCTCGGTGAAATCCTACGATAACGCGCTGCACGCATCCGTTCAAGAATCCGCTGCTGTCAGCACAATGAATCATTGCCACATTTCATAACGATCACGAAAACACGTCCGTCACCAGAGTACCAGCGCATAATGCTTTAAGGATATCTGCCATGTTTGATGTTACACTTCTCATACCGCATGCTCTCATCAATCCACGCGCGTCTTATAGGCAGCCATTGTGTATATACAGTGGCATGTAACTATAAGTACTTATCTACAAACTGAGAGGATAAACATTCTCGATGTGCAGAACATTATCACACAAAAGAACAGCGGCTCGGTATCCCCGCGCGGAGGGCACCGACACGCACACAGCGCCAGTGAGTCAGTCGGTACGTGTGTAATGTGTGTGGACGATAATTAATACTGTTTTCACTTTATATTAACACATTCGAGTACCAGCAGCGAGCACATAGCGCGCGGTTACTACGCGTGTGAATTCGTACGATATTTGTCAATAGATATTTCATGAACTTTTCACTATAAGCTTTCTTTCATGTAAGAAATGGCACAGCGGCCAGTGAGTCGGTCATAAGAAGGGGGCAGTGGGTTTGGTTGTATGTTTGGTTAAAACATACAAGTATTCAAACCAAGACTATTACAGAATATAGATaaccatataaataattgtaatttaatgttctATATGGTGTTgctctaagatgtttttattacatagatacgttgtccgagctcaatagtggcaagacgaaagtaaggtaatggACGAAAGTaagtaattgcccgacttaacggccaatgagcgtgcggattaacattgttacgtaactgtcgatgtatatatatccttttctaacgaatgtacggtgcatctttttattctttcttcgagccaatttgtaattatatgtccagtacgtgaatatagcaaatagtgcgccgtttttatgtgccattttgttagtgtatgacgcgtctatttgtaaaacgtcattggtgtTGCTGCAGTTTATCGACGATCGTATCGTTTATCATCAGGCGAGCaacatgctcgtctcgtcatttaactaCAGTcagtataaatatagaaaaaatggCGACTAAACTATCAAGTCATTTAGAATTGTGTAGTAAACATGCTGCTAAATATAaagcagtgttgccagaaggttacatttcttacatttttcgttacttttgactccctcgcgtaacatgtaagtaatttttatatttaaggcaattttcgtaacttttgagaacaacgatatttgtaatacaaattttttattgtaaacaggtttacgaacgcatttctattcaacgcatctaaattgaacgcacctaaaactggcgggtctaaaaagtatttcactccatacaGGATCGTAGCTAGATTTgaattttaaggtagggcagctgtaattacaagcagggcggaaataaaaatgttactaaatctgatctgctcaatcgatttttggtttcctTGACTCGGTAAcgtgagcaaaaaaaaacagtttaatgcttaagtaattgttaaggtaatatacagatttagacaaaattcccataaatctcGAAGGAGActtatttcacccatcaatacgaataactattactatgggaccaacttccaaatcgtaaaataaaaaaaccgctgctccatatattttcattcagtagtaatgtacaattttgttaattattaaggtcGGGCATtactattttaaggtagggcattgccccaaaatgcccccccctagctacggccctgactccatatcacacttagagatggctcgccatgacaaaatggAACGTatattgcatatattaaaacttgattttgcttgagtgtgcgcgcgcacatttcctacttcgcgagtccccgcggtttcgtagctacagaaacgcttgcccaaaaacgcgaaaaaaaaaatgtaacttttgcagcaaaaatgtaacatttcaggaaacgaaacgtaacttacgacttaagggccctggcaacactgataTAAAGTCACAATCTACTACTCAAATGACCTCATCGTAACAAAATTCGACAGTAATTGTAGTGTTTGTGCTGATTTTTTATCCGTTATTGTAAACAGAATGCAGAGACCGAGGCCGCGGTTTCGTTCGCGCGTCAAGGGAACACTCTCTAGACTAATGGAGCTTATGTTTAGGTTTTTTGCTAATTATATCTAGATTgatggaaaaatatattcgggAATCCTTCATGCCTTATGTATTTGTAAGGTATATATAATTTTCCATCCTACATTATGGTAAAAAATATGGGAAGAAAAGCCTTTGCCAGGCAGAAACAAAAGagctttaaaaattttaatcacaTACCATTTTGTAGGTTGATCTAACTTATTTCTGTATAAAAGAATTACGCTATTTCAGTATACACTCACCGCCTCCCCGCGCTCCTTGCTGACGACCCGCTTCTCTTCCATGTCGCATTTGTTCCCTAGGATCATCTTCTCCACATCTTCATTCGCGTGCTAGAATAGTAACAACATAATAACCACACACTTTTACAATTAAACTGCATGATACACTACAATTTTAGTACATTCTCTGTAAAATTGTATATGTATGAGTGGCATAATTTAATCTGCCTACTAATAGAATGAATACTGTTGCTCAACCAGAAGGGTATACTGTTTTCACTGCAAACATACttgtttcaaaattattaactagGCACTAGTTTTTGGTGCATTGGACCGTGCTCCACACAATTTGACAAGGTATACGAGTGGTTTGATGACCCACTTGTCTTGTTTATCTATCAAGTTAAAGAAATGGTGCATAAAATACACACTAGttcaaagaaatattatttgtatgatGATTGTGAATCACAATAAATCAATACTATGTGTCAGTCTGATAACATATAGGTACACTATCAAGTAGCCCTTatgatttatttcattgttaaacATCTTTTGTGTTGCCATAAACAATGCATAACATATTGTCTATACTTGGTACTATAATAGTGTATGGCCATGTTATCCAAATATactatagtataattttatattatatgtaatcaGGCAGGCAGTTGAGACCACTGATAATACTCGATCTCGCTATTACTACTGGTTTTCATTTCCTCcagtatatttttagaaatgtttaattaaataacatatatatttgtatcatactatgtttctataaaaaatactttgattatatataataaattcaaggTTATTGAACATATTACAGGGTTACTGGCACAGAGGTAAgaggtaaaataataatatattgtattaaaaaaatttgttaaattttccaTTGTTTAGGGGAGTGCCTTATTCTAAATTAAATGAGCGCTCAATATTATGAGATGGAAATAAGATTGTTAAActatcacaatatttatttgttatagttCCAACCAACTGCATTGGATATTAAGGCTTCTACTTATGTTTAAGAATCATAGGCTCATTGCCTATACAATGGTCTTACAGCATAACAGtatcattagatttttttcCCTGGTTATTGTGCAATAAGTATTACCTTATAGTACCTCTGACCACCCATTGAACATACAGCTGTGACagtatgttttgttattaagtttgattgtatttttatctATGCTAATGGAACTTTTGCACAATATTTCTAAAACTGGTTGATATTCACACATAAAATGTTTAggatttacattaatttatgattttacaattataatgatatagCTATAAAAAGTGTATGTTGATTTCCAACTTTTAAACTATACATatgtttaatgatattattctagaacaaaattatcaaatccaaccaatttatgtttgtatttaacaaaaataatatagctATTTTCcttgttatttaaatgtacatAAAGTATGTGCGGTAGCATGAGTAATGCCAAATTCATCATTGAGTGTGTAGGCAGATGTAAATTGTCTAGCCCCACCAACGGCATTGTAAATGTGAGATGATATTGGGCTGGAGTAGAAGCTTTTatctctaaaaatattgttatatatatttttaagacctaccaatatttaaatttgtctaagacttttctaaagtcattGCTGGATTAACAACTTACAACCTAGAATATTTCAGAGGAAAGAGCATGGGTATACATTCTAGGATAGTATATTTAAGTTGTGGATACGAACCTCGTCTATATTTCGTAACCACTTGACGATGTCGTCAAATGTTTTCTCGTTGGTAATGTCGTATACGAGCATGATGCCCATCGCGCCGCGGTAGTACGACGTGGTGATCGTGTGGAAGCGCTCCTGGCCCGCCGTGTCCCATATCTGCAGCTTGATCTTCTTGCCGCGTAGTTccactgtttttattttgaagtcgatccctaaaaataacacttttgttAGAGTTTTGGGTACCAATTGTCACAAACAAgtcatattttacaataactgcacgtaaacataattaatatatttgacgTAACTTCTTCATTCCAAAATCCGAATTAAAGAtatgaaatcataaaaatacaaaggtGGCTCCTACCGATGGTTGATATAAATGTAGTTGTGAAGTGATTATCTGAAAATCTGAACAATATGCAGGTCTTTCCCACGCCGGAGTCGCCGATGAGGAGTAATTTAAACAGCAAGTCGTAGGTCTTTTTGgccattttattaaatgtaacgtTAGATTAAGTAAAAATTACGAATCTACAAGAAAGTCATTCAATTCCGAATA
The sequence above is a segment of the Manduca sexta isolate Smith_Timp_Sample1 unplaced genomic scaffold, JHU_Msex_v1.0 HiC_scaffold_1263, whole genome shotgun sequence genome. Coding sequences within it:
- the LOC115451356 gene encoding ras-related protein Rab-10 — encoded protein: MAKKTYDLLFKLLLIGDSGVGKTCILFRFSDNHFTTTFISTIGIDFKIKTVELRGKKIKLQIWDTAGQERFHTITTSYYRGAMGIMLVYDITNEKTFDDIVKWLRNIDEHANEDVEKMILGNKCDMEEKRVVSKERGEAIAREHGIRFMETSAKANINIDRAFSELAEAILDKTAGREADADHSRIAVERRPSRAPPARACCT